The following nucleotide sequence is from Candidatus Alcyoniella australis.
GAATTTTTAAATTGCATACAATTTCCACCTTTATTTACTTTAGTACTTAATCATAGCGATAGCTTGTATGGCTTGCTTCTTACCGCTGCTTTTATAATCACTTTTTGGTATCTACGATTAAAGCATAAAGAAGAAGAGTTGATGAATGATAAACTTCATAAAGCTTTAAATATGTTAGGGCATCCAAATAGCTCTACTCGTATTATTGCTATCTACTTATTGGGCCATATAATGAAAGAGTACACATTTTTTCATTGGACCATAGTGGTAACATTGGTCGATTACATCCGTGTTCATTCAGAGTGTAAGGGTGATGAGATATCTTCTGAACGTGCTGGTCGTGATATTGAGGCAGCAATCCGTGTACTAGGTAGACGAAACGACAACCTAGATCCCGAGGGTTCAAAAATCGATCTCGTTCGCTGCAATTTAAATGATGTAGGCTTTGGAAAAGAACTTGATGGGGCTAAATTCCCGTATGCTTCGTTTCATGGCTCCTCCTTAAAAAGAGTAAATATGATGGAAGCTATTCTTAATAATGCCAGTTTTCATAGTACCGATATATCTGGGGCAAGCTTCTGCGGTGCAAATCTTGTTAACGCTAATTTTAGATATGTAATACAAGCGATTAGGACTAATTTCAGCAACGGCAAAAAACATATCGGGCCACCAGTTAGTCCTGCTAATCTCCGTGGCGCAGATTTTACTCGTGCCCATATAAGCGGAGCGAACTTTGAAGGCGCAACCTTGAATGAAGTTGTGTTTCATGGCGCAACATGTGTTAATACAATTTTTATCAAAGCATCCCTAAACAACGCCGATTTCTCAATTGCTGATAAAGGCACTCCAAAAGCCAAACCTGCTCATCTCTGTGGTGCCGACTTTAGAGGCGCACCATTGAATGGTGCAATTTTCAAAGACGCACTATACAATGACGACACAAAAGGTCTAGATCAAGCAACATTGGATACAATGACAAGATGTACCCTCGAAGAATGCAATAAACAAAAGACAGAATAGCTCATTTATATACAAGCTGATATGAATACAG
It contains:
- a CDS encoding pentapeptide repeat-containing protein, which translates into the protein MHWITDIQKYWSEMTKTARSLIKAAFATLILFSLIEFLNCIQFPPLFTLVLNHSDSLYGLLLTAAFIITFWYLRLKHKEEELMNDKLHKALNMLGHPNSSTRIIAIYLLGHIMKEYTFFHWTIVVTLVDYIRVHSECKGDEISSERAGRDIEAAIRVLGRRNDNLDPEGSKIDLVRCNLNDVGFGKELDGAKFPYASFHGSSLKRVNMMEAILNNASFHSTDISGASFCGANLVNANFRYVIQAIRTNFSNGKKHIGPPVSPANLRGADFTRAHISGANFEGATLNEVVFHGATCVNTIFIKASLNNADFSIADKGTPKAKPAHLCGADFRGAPLNGAIFKDALYNDDTKGLDQATLDTMTRCTLEECNKQKTE